A window of Vulpes lagopus strain Blue_001 chromosome 21, ASM1834538v1, whole genome shotgun sequence contains these coding sequences:
- the ACVRL1 gene encoding serine/threonine-protein kinase receptor R3: MTLDPPRRGLLMLLMAWGLTQGNPVKPSRGPLLTCTCESPHCRGPTCQGTWCTVVLVREEGRHPQEQRGCGNLHEELCRGRPTEFVNHYCCYSPLCNHNVSLVLEATQIPPEQPKVDGQLPLILGPVLAVVALVALGALGLWHVRRRQEKQRGLRSELGESSLILKSSEQGDSMLGDLLDSDCTTGSGSGLPFLVQRTVARQVALVECVGKGRYGEVWRGLWHGESVAVKIFSSRDEQSWFRETEIYNTVLLRHDNILGFIASDMTSRNSSTQLWLITHYHEHGSLYDFLQRQTLEPQLALKLAVSAACGLAHLHVEIFGTQGKPAIAHRDLKSRNVLVKSNLQCCIADLGLAVMHSQGSDYLDIGNNPRVGTKRYMAPEVLEEQIRTDCFESYKWTDIWAFGLVLWEIARRTIVNGIVEDYRPPFYDVVPNDPSFEDMKKVVCVDQQTPTIPNRLAADPVLSGLAQMMRECWYPNPSARLTALRIKKTLQKLSNGLEKPKVIH, from the exons ATGACCTTGGACCCGCCCAGGAGAGGCCTTCTGATGCTACTGATGGCCTGGGGCCTGACCCAGG GCAACCCGGTGAAGCCCTCTCGGGGCCCGCTGCTGACCTGCACGTGTGAGAGCCCACACTGCAGGGGGCCTACCTGCCAGGGGACCTGGTGCACGGTCGTGCTGGTGCGGGAGGAGGGCCGACACCCCCAGGAGCAACGGGGCTGCGGAAACCTGCACGAGGAGCTGTGCCGGGGGCGCCCCACCGAGTTCGTGAACCACTACTGCTGCTACAGCCCCCTCTGCAACCACAACGTGTCCCTGGTGCTGGAGG CCACCCAAATTCCTCCGGAGCAGCCGAAAGTAGATGGCCAGCTGCCTCTGATCCTGGGCCCTGTGCTGGCCGTGGTGGCCCTGGTGGCCCTGGGTGCCCTGGGCCTGTGGCATGTCCGGCGGAGGCAGGAGAAGCAGCGGGGCCTACGCAGCGAGCTGGGCGAGTCCAGCCTCATCCTGAAGTCGTCGGAACAGGGGGACAGCATGCTGGGG GATCTCCTGGACAGCGACTGTACCACGGGCAGTGGCTCAGGACTCCCCTTCCTGGTGCAGAGGACAGTGGCACGGCAGGTGGCCCTGGTGGAATGTGTAG GCAAGGGCCGCTACGGCGAGGTGTGGCGCGGCCTGTGGCACGGCGAGAGCGTGGCCGTCAAGATCTTCTCTTCGAGGGACGAACAGTCCTGGTTCCGGGAGACCGAGATCTACAATACGGTGCTGCTCAGACACGACAACATCCTAG GCTTCATCGCCTCGGACATGACGTCCCGCAACTCGAGCACGCAGCTGTGGCTCATCACGCACTACCACGAGCACGGCTCGCTCTACGACTTCCTGCAGAGGCAGACGCTGGAGCCCCAGCTGGCCCTGAAGCTGGCTGTGTCCGCAGCCTGCGGCCTGGCCCACCTGCACGTGGAGATCTTCGGCACCCAGGGCAAGCCGGCCATCGCCCACCGGGACCTCAAAAGCCGCAACGTGCTGGTCAAGAGCAACCTGCAGTGCTGCATCGCCGACCTGG GCCTGGCTGTGATGCACTCCCAGGGCAGCGATTACCTGGACATCGGCAACAACCCGCGAGTGGGCACCAAGCGGTACATGGCCCCCGAGGTGCTGGAAGAGCAGATCCGCACCGACTGCTTCGAGTCCTACAAGTGGACGGACATCTGGGCCTTTGGTCTGGTGCTGTGGGAGATTGCCCGTCGGACCATTGTCAACG GCATCGTGGAGGACTACAGGCCACCCTTCTATGACGTGGTGCCCAATGATCCCAGCTTCGAGGACATGAAGAAGGTGGTGTGTGTTGATCAGCAGACTCCCACCATCCCCAACCGGCTGGCCGCAGACCCG GTCCTCTCCGGCCTGGCTCAGATGATGCGGGAGTGCTGGTACCCCAACCCCTCCGCCCGCCTCACTGCGCTGCGGATCAAGAAGACACTACAGAAACTGAGCAACGGTCTCGAGAAGCCCAAAGTGATTCACTAG